The nucleotide window CGGCCCGCACCGCCTCCTCCGCGCGCGGCTGGACGCCCAGCCGGTCCCAGTCGACGATCGCGACCGGATCGGCGCCCCGGTAGAGCAGGTTCAGCGGATGGAAGTCGCCGTGCACCCATCCCGTGGCCGGTCCGTCCGGGGTGGGCGGCTTGCGGTGGGCGTGCTGTTCGAGCAGGGCGCGGCGCTCGACGAGCCGGTGCACGGCCAGCTCGTCGAAGGCGTCGCGGGGGCGCAGCCCGCGCGCCGCGGTCAGCAGGTCGTCGATCAGCTCGAAGGTGTCGGCGGGCTCGGGACTGCCGTAACCGGGCCGGGGCGGCGGGCCGCCGCCCGGCCCCATCACCTGTTCAAGACCGGTGTGTACGGCTCCGAGCAGGGCCCCCAGCCGGCGCGACTGGGCGGTGGTCAGCTCGGAGCCCGCCCGGTGGAGGCCGTCGATCCAGGGGTGCAGGGCGTAGCAGGTGCCGTCGATCACCGTGACCGTGTCACCCTCCGTGTCCGTGATGGGCGGGGCGACGGGGACGCCGAGCGAGTGGAGCCGCTGGGTGGCCCGGTGCTGGCGGACGATCGTGGCGCGGTCACCGGTGGCGTCGTCGAGGTGGTGCTTGTCCAGATGGTGCTTGAGGAAATACGCGCCACGCGTGGTGGAGACGCGGTAGCCGTGGTTGAGCAGGCCCTTGGTCAGGGGCTCGCAGGCGAGCGGTTCACCGGCATCGGGATAGCGGCGCAGCACCTCGCCGACCGGGGGAACAGGTGGACGGGTTGCATATGAGCGCGGCACTTACCA belongs to Streptomyces finlayi and includes:
- a CDS encoding phosphotransferase, with product MLRRYPDAGEPLACEPLTKGLLNHGYRVSTTRGAYFLKHHLDKHHLDDATGDRATIVRQHRATQRLHSLGVPVAPPITDTEGDTVTVIDGTCYALHPWIDGLHRAGSELTTAQSRRLGALLGAVHTGLEQVMGPGGGPPPRPGYGSPEPADTFELIDDLLTAARGLRPRDAFDELAVHRLVERRALLEQHAHRKPPTPDGPATGWVHGDFHPLNLLYRGADPVAIVDWDRLGVQPRAEEAVRAAAIFFVRPAGELDLEKVRAYARAYRRAAGAGTAELAAAVHRVWWERLNDFWILRWRYRLHDRRADPQFPAVSALAVWWTREYEAVCAAFTE